In Deinococcus reticulitermitis, the DNA window TACGAGGGAGCGCTCAAGCTCAAGGAGATCAGCTACATCCACGCCGAGGCCTACCCCGCCGGCGAGATGAAGCACGGCCCGATCGCCTTGATCGACGAAGACCTCCCGGTCGTCGTGGTCGCCACCGAGAGCCGGCTGCTCGAAAAGACCATCTCCAACGTGCAGGAGGTGCGCGCCCGCAAGGGTAAGGTGATCGCGCTGCTGAGTGACGGCGACACCGAGAACGCCCAGCATGCCGACGACGTGATCTATGTGCCCCGCGCCCACGAGATGGTGAGCCCGGTGGTCAACGCGGTTGCCATGCAACTCCTCGCCTACTTCACGGCGACGGCGCTCGGCAAGGACGTGGACAAACCGAGGAACCTCGCCAAGAGCGTGACGGTGGAGTAATCAAAAAATCGGAGGGACCGGGCGGCTGGGAGGCCCGGTCCCTTTTCATGCGCCCCGGCCGCTTCAGCGAACGGTCTGCCCTCCAACCGGCGTCATGATGAAGGTGTTGATTCCCAGCGCGTGCTTGACGGTGAATCTGTAGTTTCCGTCGGAGGTCGCGTCTCCGGTGATCACGCTGCCTTCGGGCAGAGCGGTGCAGGCCTGCGTGCCGTAGAACTCGTCCACCTCGGCCTCTCCGTACAGCTGCGCCGCGGCCGGTGTGGCCGCCGAGTCGGGATGATCGACGCGGTAGATCGCGGCGGCCCGGCCCAGCGCACTGGCGCAGACCGTGGCCTGGGTGTCGTTGGCCCGTTTCTGGGCGCCGAGGAGATTGGGAACCAGGATGGCAGCCAGCAGCCCGATCACCAGGATCGTGATCAGCAGCTCAAGCAGGGTAAATCCCCCCTGCCGGGAAAGCCGGGGTGTCACGGGGAAGAAGTCACCTCCAATTCAGCGGCGTGTCTGGTGCCCGAGTTGGCCCCCGGACGCGCCGTCGTCCTGAGCGCCTGATGCACTCCGGAAGCGAAGGTCATCCCCAGCATGAACCAGGCGATGGGCGCGAAGCGGACGACTTCGGGCCAGGTCAGGAGATAGGCCGCGTAGGCGACCAGCCCAGCGGAAAGCCCGGGGGCCCAGCCGCGCGCTGCCCCGATTCCCCAGACCAGCAGCGCGGTAAACAGCAGGGCTGCTGGAAGGCCGTAAACCAGGGCGTAATCCAGGTATTCGTTGTGCACTTTGTTGATTCCCAGCACCACCAGCTCCCGCTTGCCGTCCGTATGGGTCACGGCAAAGCTGGGCGGGTCCGCCTCAGCCTCGTTGAGGCGCCGGACCTGCGCGACCTCCCGGACCCCCCACTCGCCTAGGACCTCCAGCGCGGGCCGCGCATTCATGTACTGCCACAGTGAGAGCGTGCCGGAACCCAGGAGGGGGCGCTCCTCAATGCCGAGCAGCGCGGAGTTCCACAGGGCGGCGCGGCCGCTGCTGTCGGCGATGCCCTGCGACACCGAAGCCGGATCCCCACCGAACCAGGCAAAGAGGCGGCCTCCACCCTGCGCCTGCGTGGTGACCGCGCACAGGGCGATGCCGACCACCACGGCTCCCCAGGCCCGCCAGGGCACCCGCCCGCGCATCCAGAGGGCCAGCCAGATCAGGCCGACCGCGCCCGCCAGCCAGGGGCCGCGCGAAAACGATCCGGTCCAGGCCCAGCCCATCAGGGTGACGGCCCCCCAGGTCCAGACCTGTTCGCGCCGGACGGCCGTGACCGCCACCGGCAGCAGCAGCGCCAGGGCCCCGCCCAGGTAGCCCCGGTGTCCCAGCGTGCCCCCGTAGGGTGTCGCGACCACGCCCGAGAAGCCGCCGTCGCCCGGCACCCCCAGCACGCCGAGTTGCTGGGCAATGTTGGTCAGGGCGAGCAGACTTCCGCCGATGAGGACTGCTGAGCCGAATGTGGCCGGGGCGTCAGAGGACGAGCGGCCCCACACCCATCCGGCGAGCAGCAGCGTGCCGTACACCAGATGCATCAGCAGGCCGTCGGCGCGGTCGTCCGGCCCCCACCACCCGCGCCAGCCCGCGCCGCTGACCAGGGTCGAGAGCAGCAGCAGTCCGAAAAAGCCCCCCAGCACCAGCAGGAGCTTTCGCCCCCGGACCAGTTCCGCCCGGCCCTGCCAGAGCAGCAGCAGGGCGGCAGGCAGAATGACCCCGTAGATCCACCAGAGCTTGGGCGCCAGATACACGTCGTCGAAGGAAATGCTGATCACGGGATTGATGACCAGCGGCAGGCCGAAGAGCCCCAGCAGCAGCAGCCGGGGCAGAGCGGAAGAGGAGGAAGTCGGCGTCAAGGGGGAAGACCTCTGGCTAAGCGGGGAGGACAAAACCCCCACCTGTAAAGATGGGGGCCGGGAAGCGGGAGAGAGGTTTAGCTGCCGCTCTTGATGCCCGCCTGGGTCAGGGTGTAGGTGTTCTTGCCCTGCTTATGCTTGACGGTCCAGGAGTAGATGCCGTTAGCGGCTTCCGCAGTGGTGATGTCCATCTTGGTGGAGTCACAGGCGCTGGTGCCGTATTCATCCTGAAGGGTAGGGGTAGCGTAGAACGAGGCCTTGCCTTCCGGAATCGCCACGACGCCGGGGTTGTCCACGCGGTAGGTGGCAATCGCCTTGGCGAGGCCGTTGGCGCAGCTCATGGCGGCGGTGTCGTAGGCGCGCTTCTGGGCACCCAGCAGGTTGGGGATCAGCACGGCGGCCAGAATCCCGATGATGGCGATGACGATCAGCAGCTCGATCAGGGTGAAGCCTTGGGTTCCGTTTTTCATGGTGCTCTCCTGGGGGGGTTCGGCGCGGCGGATAAGGGGATGGATGGAAGTCCGCCTGGGCCTACTTAGGGCAGTGCAGCCGCGGGTGTCTCCCGTCTCTGCTGGTCTTACGTTAGGCCGGCAGTGCTCACACTTCTCTTACGGTCAGGGGGAGGACGCTTGATGGAGAAAGGGAGGCTCCCTTGTCCCCTGGAGGGGCCGGGGGAGGGGCGGGCCTGTTGGCGGCGAGCGCGTCTGCAAGGCGAAAAAAGGCATCACACCCACCTGGGGGACAGCCAACCGGGGGTGCCGGGTTCAGGGGGCGTTCGGTACGGTAAGAGTCATGCAACGTTCCCCCTCGCCCGTCTCCGCTTCTCCACTCCGGCAAAGGCAGGGGGGGGTGGCCCTGCTGGTGGTGGTGCTGCTGACCGGCATGATCCTGATCGTGATGGTGAGCATCAGCGCCTCGATGTCGATGGGCGCCCGGCAGGGCGGCGTGGACGAGCGCGCGGCGTATCAGGCCCTCAACGCGGCGGAGAGTGGGGTGAATACGTTCGAGGTGCGGGTCAAGGAGAGATTGAAAACCGTCGGCCTGCCGAACCGTTGTCCAAATCAATCACAACTGCTCACCTGGCTCGATCCGCTCAAGACTTACCCGTATGACGGTGGGATCAAGCTCAGCTTTGATAACCTTATTGGTGCTTCTTGTGGATGGAAATTTGACGTTGTTTCGGTCGGTGAGCAGAACGGCGGAACCAAGAAGGTCTTGCAGGGCTTTGAATTGAAATCTGGTGCTCTGGATTTCGACTTCCGGCCCCGCGCGGCCCTGACCTCGCTGCCTCCCATCAATGCCAACGGCAGCGCCGACGTGACGGGGACGGCGAACACCGGCAAAGTGACTGAGGTAGCCGGGTTGACCGCTTCGCTGACGCCCACCTTCGATCTGCCCGTGAGAGACGCCTCGGGGCTGCGGGTCGGGGACTA includes these proteins:
- a CDS encoding type II secretion system protein, which encodes MTPRLSRQGGFTLLELLITILVIGLLAAILVPNLLGAQKRANDTQATVCASALGRAAAIYRVDHPDSAATPAAAQLYGEAEVDEFYGTQACTALPEGSVITGDATSDGNYRFTVKHALGINTFIMTPVGGQTVR
- a CDS encoding O-antigen ligase family protein, which produces MTPTSSSSALPRLLLLGLFGLPLVINPVISISFDDVYLAPKLWWIYGVILPAALLLLWQGRAELVRGRKLLLVLGGFFGLLLLSTLVSGAGWRGWWGPDDRADGLLMHLVYGTLLLAGWVWGRSSSDAPATFGSAVLIGGSLLALTNIAQQLGVLGVPGDGGFSGVVATPYGGTLGHRGYLGGALALLLPVAVTAVRREQVWTWGAVTLMGWAWTGSFSRGPWLAGAVGLIWLALWMRGRVPWRAWGAVVVGIALCAVTTQAQGGGRLFAWFGGDPASVSQGIADSSGRAALWNSALLGIEERPLLGSGTLSLWQYMNARPALEVLGEWGVREVAQVRRLNEAEADPPSFAVTHTDGKRELVVLGINKVHNEYLDYALVYGLPAALLFTALLVWGIGAARGWAPGLSAGLVAYAAYLLTWPEVVRFAPIAWFMLGMTFASGVHQALRTTARPGANSGTRHAAELEVTSSP
- a CDS encoding prepilin-type N-terminal cleavage/methylation domain-containing protein, which codes for MKNGTQGFTLIELLIVIAIIGILAAVLIPNLLGAQKRAYDTAAMSCANGLAKAIATYRVDNPGVVAIPEGKASFYATPTLQDEYGTSACDSTKMDITTAEAANGIYSWTVKHKQGKNTYTLTQAGIKSGS